In Halorubellus sp. JP-L1, one DNA window encodes the following:
- a CDS encoding metal-dependent hydrolase — translation MVFTHVLVGVLVGAAAAVASGGPVGTLVLAGAVGGALPDGDMVFVHRKTLHYPVAYSALAVVTGVGAVAVSLPIVVVLAVAFAAAAVHCLMDLLGGGKEMRPWLERDDRAAYDHVRQRWLRPRRVFYDGSKTDFAVAVVAAALAWWVLPSRFDGVLAGLVGASAVYVLVRRRITEWISEDHETFSGFIQEKL, via the coding sequence ATGGTCTTCACGCACGTGCTGGTCGGCGTTCTCGTGGGAGCAGCCGCGGCCGTCGCCAGCGGCGGGCCCGTCGGAACGCTCGTCCTCGCGGGCGCGGTCGGTGGCGCGCTCCCCGACGGCGACATGGTGTTCGTGCATCGGAAGACGCTCCACTATCCGGTCGCGTACTCCGCGCTCGCTGTCGTAACCGGCGTCGGTGCCGTCGCGGTGTCGCTCCCCATCGTCGTCGTGCTCGCGGTCGCGTTTGCTGCCGCAGCGGTCCATTGCCTGATGGACCTGCTCGGCGGCGGCAAGGAGATGCGACCGTGGCTCGAACGCGACGACCGGGCAGCGTACGACCACGTTCGGCAGCGATGGCTTCGCCCTCGACGAGTGTTTTACGACGGCTCGAAGACCGACTTCGCGGTCGCGGTGGTCGCCGCCGCGTTGGCGTGGTGGGTCCTCCCGTCGCGGTTCGACGGCGTGCTCGCGGGGCTGGTTGGAGCGAGCGCGGTCTACGTGCTCGTTCGTCGCCGCATCACGGAGTGGATCTCCGAGGACCACGAGACGTTCTCCGGGTTCATCCAGGAGAAACTGTGA
- the glmS gene encoding glutamine--fructose-6-phosphate transaminase (isomerizing): MCGIIGYVSSGIDAENESTTAADGGTGDGRALPVLAEGLRNLEYRGYDSAGVALVEDDDLSVFKQAGVIDDLDLPDDHPATSGVGHTRWSTHGKPTDANAHPHTDCSGDIAVVHNGIIENYDDLRAELDDHEFTSETDTEVVPHLLEEELAARRRRASDGGQVGANADDVTPDGATADDATVADDQIGGVDLVEAVEAVVDRLSGSYAVAVTIAGREEVVVARQDSPLVLGVGEDANFVASDVTAFVEHTRDVVYLEDGDVARVTAGGVDVRSDGEYVERETKTVDWEAEAAEKGGYDHYMLKEIHEQPGALRQTLSGRIDEVGGDVDLELDLPESFLANVDEIQVVACGTSYHAGLYARRLLESFADVRVTVEVASEYEFQGGRDPWETLVVAVTQSGETADTLSAMRKAAKAGARTLAVTNTVGSTAAREADDALYIRAGPEIGVAATKTFAAQVTALSLFTVHVGRRRGTLTSERAGRLLENLRGLPGAVQQLLDASDRLEAVATEYVDEDAYFFVGRQLGSAVALEGALKLKEIAYVHAEGFPSGELKHGTLALVTENTPVLTVLTEGARPGETLNNVKEVESRGAPVIGFSSYDAAANYLDVEIPIPDLGVLEPLVANVGLQLFAYHVANELGRAIDKPRNLAKSVTVE, translated from the coding sequence ATGTGCGGAATCATCGGGTACGTCTCGAGCGGTATCGACGCCGAGAACGAGAGCACCACGGCCGCCGACGGCGGGACCGGCGACGGTCGCGCGCTGCCTGTGCTCGCGGAGGGCCTCCGGAACCTCGAGTACCGCGGGTACGACTCCGCGGGCGTGGCGCTCGTCGAGGACGACGACCTGTCGGTGTTCAAGCAGGCGGGCGTGATCGACGACCTCGACCTGCCCGACGACCACCCGGCGACGTCCGGCGTCGGGCACACGCGCTGGAGCACGCACGGGAAGCCGACGGACGCGAACGCGCACCCCCACACGGACTGCTCGGGCGATATCGCGGTCGTCCACAACGGCATCATCGAGAACTACGACGACCTTCGCGCGGAGCTCGACGACCACGAGTTCACGAGCGAGACGGACACCGAAGTCGTCCCGCATCTCCTCGAGGAGGAACTCGCGGCGCGGCGGCGGCGCGCGAGCGACGGCGGGCAGGTCGGCGCGAACGCTGACGACGTGACTCCCGACGGCGCGACTGCCGACGACGCGACCGTCGCTGACGACCAGATAGGGGGCGTGGACCTCGTCGAGGCGGTCGAGGCGGTCGTGGACCGCCTGAGCGGGAGTTACGCGGTCGCGGTGACGATCGCGGGCCGCGAGGAGGTCGTGGTCGCGCGCCAGGACAGCCCGCTCGTCCTCGGCGTCGGCGAGGACGCGAACTTCGTCGCGAGCGACGTGACGGCGTTCGTCGAACACACGCGCGACGTCGTCTACCTCGAGGACGGCGACGTGGCGCGCGTCACCGCCGGCGGCGTCGACGTCCGCAGCGACGGCGAGTACGTCGAGCGCGAGACGAAGACCGTCGACTGGGAGGCCGAGGCCGCCGAGAAGGGCGGGTACGACCACTACATGCTCAAGGAGATCCACGAGCAACCCGGCGCGCTCCGGCAGACGCTCTCGGGCCGCATCGACGAGGTCGGGGGCGACGTCGACCTCGAACTCGACCTTCCGGAGTCGTTCCTCGCGAACGTCGACGAGATCCAGGTCGTCGCGTGCGGGACGAGCTATCACGCCGGCCTGTACGCGCGCCGGCTCCTCGAGTCGTTCGCGGACGTTCGCGTGACCGTCGAGGTCGCGAGCGAGTACGAGTTCCAGGGCGGACGCGACCCGTGGGAGACGCTCGTGGTCGCGGTCACGCAGTCCGGCGAGACCGCGGACACGCTCTCGGCGATGCGGAAGGCCGCGAAAGCAGGTGCGCGGACGCTCGCGGTCACGAACACGGTCGGCTCGACGGCCGCCCGCGAGGCCGACGACGCGCTGTACATCCGCGCCGGCCCCGAGATCGGGGTCGCGGCGACGAAGACGTTCGCCGCACAGGTCACCGCTCTCTCGCTGTTCACGGTGCACGTCGGCCGCAGGCGCGGGACGCTCACGTCCGAGCGCGCCGGACGTCTCCTCGAGAACCTCCGCGGACTCCCCGGTGCCGTCCAGCAACTCCTCGACGCCTCCGACCGCCTCGAAGCGGTCGCGACCGAGTACGTCGACGAGGACGCGTACTTCTTCGTCGGCCGCCAGCTCGGGAGCGCCGTCGCCCTCGAGGGCGCACTCAAGCTCAAGGAGATCGCGTACGTGCACGCCGAGGGCTTCCCGTCGGGCGAACTCAAGCACGGGACGCTCGCGCTCGTCACCGAGAACACGCCCGTGCTCACCGTCCTCACCGAGGGCGCACGCCCCGGCGAGACCCTGAACAACGTCAAGGAAGTCGAGTCCCGCGGCGCACCCGTGATCGGATTCTCGTCGTACGATGCCGCCGCGAACTACCTCGACGTCGAGATCCCCATCCCCGACCTCGGCGTGCTCGAACCGCTCGTCGCGAACGTCGGCCTCCAGCTGTTCGCGTACCACGTCGCGAACGAACTCGGACGCGCGATCGACAAACCCCGGAACCTCGCGAAGAGCGTCACCGTCGAGTAA